catatatatgttttatgtgtatattttatacatacattatatatacacttatatataacctatgtatacaagcatatatatacacatacatatacatataaaaatataatctatatatacatatacatacataatatatatatctatatatatagatatacattcaAACACAGCAACTATCTATTCTAACCTCGTTTTTCAACTGGCTGTCAAAGAGGTTCAAAATGGCAGACTGACTCTAGGTCAGTCCATTAGAAAAAATGACGTTCAATCCACTCGATTGACATCCAGAAAGGAATTGCTTGATTGAACCACAAACCTCAACATGTATTGACGGGGCAACCTAATTGAAAAGAATATCCTTTATTTGCAATACATGCTGGATTCCGAGCTGAAATGaaagtgcatgagagagagagagagagagagagagagagagagagagagagagagagagtcatttcttACCTgaattaataaacattaataaacatttattctatggagagagagagagagagagagagagagagagagagagagagagagagagagagagagagagagagtcaaatcttACCTgaattaatacaaaattaataaaattttattttacgagagagagagagagagagagagagagagagagagagagagagagagagagagagagagagagagagagagagagaaattttttacctgaattaataattaacattaataaaatttcgTACTATGGAGttttacgacagagagagagagagagagaagacattctaAAATATTCTTAACCTACACAGGTTATACTGGCATCTTTTCAGAGCACCTTACCATCGGCATCAACGATCAATTATTTGAAGCCAGGTTCCATGGATCAATCACTCAATCAGAGTATAAACAGCGAATTCACGGAAGCTTCCCAACAGGCATTCCGGGGTTTTTAAATCTCAGTAAATTCAATCACTGAAAATCAAAGTACTGTTATTGACATGTATAACTTTGCACGCATCGAAGAGAgtcgaactttttctgtccgctctcatatcttaaaactactgaggctagagggctgcaaattggcatgttgatcatccaccctccaatcatcaaacatatcaaattgcagccctctagcctcctcagtagttttatttgatttaaggttaaagttagccataaccgtgcttttggcaacgatataggataggccaccaccggtccgtggttgaagattcatgggccgcggttcatagcattatgccgagaccaccggaagatagatctattttcggaggccttgattatacgctgcagcggctgtacagaaaactcgattgcgccgaagacacttcagcgcacttattacttgtttttctttttaaaaagttttggttttgttgCATAACTAGGTAAATTTAGTCGTAAATTATAACAATATCAAATAACTAatactcttttttatatatattaacaaaatgtaTCACTAACACATTACTAATCAGATACTAACCGAtccaaaggaaaaaaggaaaagaaaatcttaaaattaaaagttaaactacaaaaataagaagtaaaaaatgcaccgagtttcttttggcgcaatcgagttttcagtacagcgcataatcaacgccaccgaaaactGATCaaactttcggtggtctaggtattatgctgtatgagccgcggtccatgaaactttaaccatggcccggtggtggcctattctataacgttgccagcagcacgattatggctaactttaacctgaaacaaaataaaaaaatactgaggctagagggctgcaatctactatgtttgatgattggagatggacgatcaacataccaatttgcagccctctagcctcagtagtattcaagatctgaaggcggacagaaaagcacgatcatgactaactttaatcttaaataatataaaacggactgaggctagagggctgcaatttggtacgcttgatgaatggaaggtggatgatcaacataccaatttgcagccctctagcctcagtagtttacatgatctgagggcggacagaaaaagtgcggacagaatcaagcGCGGAAgaacaaacaaagccggcacaacagttttctttaacagaaaaaaaatttgatttacggaaaagaaaatctcaaaattaCAACGAAAACACCGCATACAAAAGGGAAGAAGTTACTTGCAAAACAAACCCTTTAGTCGAAgtaatacaggagagagagagagagagagagagagagagagagagagagagagagagagagagagagagagagagagacggggtttgaaaggcgtgcgcgcatgaaaaaatatattgcacaGTTTACAAGCGATCCTGAGCTgcaacaagaaaaaggaataaaactaaaaaaaaaaaaaaactggaaatataagTTACGATTGGGTCTGAGTGGGGAGAAGTTGTCAAGTTTTGTTTCTATTACAGCAATACAGTCATGaataaaatgtttctctctcgctctttctatatatatatatatatatatatatatatatatatatatatatatatatatatatatatatatatatatatatatatatatacatacatatacatatatatatatatatatatatatacaaatatatatatacatatatgtgtgtatagtatatatattatgtgtttacatatatatgtattaatatatataaatacaatatacacacacacacacacatatatatatatatatatatatatatatatatatatatatatatatatatataatatataaacaatggcATTTATTACCACCATAACAAAAGTATTTTAGTCCCCATTCAAACAAAGGCATTTACTGTCTATTTAAACAAGTCTTTCGTCCTCTTTAAAACATACGCATTTACCGCATATTCAAATAAAAGCCCTAggtgacaaataataataataaaaagacttttactggccTGCAAAAGAGCAAGTGGGTCTGTTCAGTGTTTCCTCAGTGTACACCTCACTATATTTTCCCTCCGTTTAAAGTTGTTCCTTTCATCTTCACTCAGAAACCTAACTTTatcatttcaataataaataaactttacttcataaaatttaatcgagaaaatgcgccgacgtttcctcggcgcagtcgagttttctgtacagcgtataatcaaggccaccgaaaatagacctatctttcggtggtcccggtacaatgctgtatgagccgcagtccgtgaaactttaaccacggggaCGGTGGTGTcttatcctacatcgttgccaaaagcacgattatggctaactttaacctaaaatgaaataaaaactactgaggctagagggatgcaatttggtgtttgatgattggaggatgggtgatcaacataccaatttgcagccctctagcctcagtagattttaagatctgagggccgacagaaaaagtgaggacagaaaaaagtgcggccggacagataaagctggcacaatagttttcttttacagaagacttaACACTGACATGGATTCTCTTGTGGATTATAAAACCTCTTCaatcctctccttcttcttctccctttagGATTAAACTAATGGCAATGATATTCTTGAGCCCACAATCTCGACTCTCTTTCTTAACACTGAATGACACTACTCATAAACTATCTAGGCAcctattttcatttgctctccCATCTCTCTTATCCTACATGCCCCTATGCCCATCCGCCATCACCCCCttactcccctccctcctccaccaaTCTCCAACAACAAATCATCCTCCATCCTCGATACACCATCCCCTACAAATTCCCTATCCCCGTCACCCCGCCCCTTACTCTCCCCTCCTCCAcactagttcttcgttgggcgagcgggttccgttctcagttaccactctgttggccgcaagttcgaatcccgaccggccaatgaagaataagaggaatttatttctggtgatagaaattcatttctcgctataatgtggttcggattcccctataagctgtaggtaccgttgctaggcaaccagttggttcttagccacgtaaaataagtctaatccttcggggcagccctaggagagctgttaatcagctcagtggtctggttaaactaagatatacataacttAACCAATCTCCAACAAATCATCCTCCATTCCCGATACACCATCCCGTCCAAatccccatcccccatccccttACCTCCTCCCCCCAATCTCCAACAACAAATCATCCTCCATCCTCGATTTACCATCTCGTCCAAATCCCCATCACCCATCCCCCACCCTTACTCTCCCCTCTTCCCCCAGTCTCCAACAACAAATCATCCTCCATTCTCGATTCACCATCCTGTCCAAATCCCCATCCCCATCACCCTACCCCCTTACTCCCCAGTCTCCAACAACAAATCATCCTCCATCCCCCATCCTCCATCATCCCTGAACAAATCATCACcatccccccacctcctcccagTCTCCAACAACAAATCATCTCATCCCCATCCTCCAtcatcccccccctcctccccagtCAAATCATCCTCCACTCGACACCATCCTGTCCAAATCCCCCCATCACCCCACCTCCTTACTCCCAGTCTCCAAACAACAAATCATCCTCCATCCTCGATTCACCAACCTGTCCAAATCCCCATCCCCATCATCACCCCCCCTtactcttccctcctccccttagTCTCCAACAACAAATCATCCTCCATCCTCGAATCACCACCCCCTCCAAAGTCCCCATCCCCCATcacccccatccccatcccccatctctccccctcctccccagtctccaacaacaacaaatcATCCTCCATCCTCGATTCACCAACCCGTCCAAATCCCCATCCCCATCACCTCCCCTtactcttccctcctccccagtCTCCAACAACAAATCATCCTCCATCCTCGATTCACCACCCCGTCCAAATCCCTGCATCATCCCGCCGCccgccgagaaaaaaaaaaaaaaaaaaaaaaatcgcgagcAAAAATCGGCCCCAAATTCAAACATCATTGACATCATTAAATCTGGTTCTTTGAGCCCCCGCCTGAAACGTTGCAGTAATAAGCGATGACATTTGGACTGAATGTTTTAATTTACAGTTGTGATATTTTAACGTGACTTCTGATGACATTAGCTCTACCTGGGCTCTTTGCGAATACTGGACACTTATACGATGGCGGGGGAATAGTgaaatatgaagtatatatatgtatatatattcatatacatacatacctacgtaTAAAGATGGGCATTTCTACAAATCAAAGATCCTGCCTTCATGTAAAATATGCATCACTTACGTGCCCCCTGTTGATGCTTGACAACGAAATAAAGGGATAGAGATGTCATGTGGATGACTTACCTTGACAAATGGCTGGAGAGTCAGAGTCCTCCACCTGCCGAAGTAATAgagaatattattgttattattattattattattattattattactattattattattcagcataagCATACACCCATAAGGAATAAGCTAAAGACGCAATTATCTTGCCATAGAAACTTCCAGATATTAAAtgctcttacacacacacacacacacacacacacacatacacatatatatatatatatatatatatatatatatatatatatatatatatatatatatatgaaaaaacgacaaaaaaaaagtaaaaaataagccgaagtttcttcttcgcAATCGAGAtgtctgtatagcgtataatcaaggccacagaaaatatatctatcattcggtggtctcagtataacgctgtatgagccgcagccatgaaactttaaccatgacccggtggtgccctgtcctacagcgttgccagacgcacgattatggttaaatttaaccttaatgaaataaaaactaccgatgctagagggctgtaatttgatatgtttgatgattggagggtggatgatcaacataccaatttgcagccctctaccctcagtagtttttaagatttggggaggacagacaaagccagcaaaatatttttcttttacagaaaacctaaaaTCAACGAACGGTATCATAGAGACAAAATGAGTCAAATGGGTCAACATAGACAACCAAATCcaaggaaaacttaaaatgtgCGTGCATAAAGTAGAAAATATTCGGTACTTCACAGAAGTATTGCAGCCTCCCTTGAACTCTGTGGCACTGGACTTGCGTTGCGTCACTTACAACTGATTGGCTGAATACTTTTAAATGGCGTCGCAAGGGCACTGGTCACTGCTGAAAACACTGCAATACAGTGGATGGAAACTAAATCTGCAGAAAGAAATGTTGAGTCAAAgctcaagaaatttaattaaagcTTAGAAAGTTTCAGTGGAAGGTCAGAGAATTAGATGAAAGGGTAGGTAATCCAGTCAAAGTTCATGAAATTGAATGAAAGCTCCAAAACTGAATGAATGCTCCAACAACTGAATGAAAGCTCCAAAACCGGATGAAAGCTCCAAAAACTGGAATGAATGCTCCAAAAACCGGATGAATGCTCCAAAAACTGAATGAATCCTCCAAAAACCGGATGAATGCTCCAAAAACTGAATGAATGCTAAAAAACTCAATGAGTGCTCAGGAAACTGAATTAAGCTCAGTAACTCTAAGTGAGGCAcatgaaactgaatgaaaactaaaaagaatacaCTGAAAGCTCACGAAAAAGAATAGAACCTGCAAAACTGAGATAGAATAGAACCTGCATTGCTGAATGGGAGTTCATGAAATTGAAAGAAAGTCGTGAAATTGAATAATGGCTTATGAAATTGAATGAAActtggaaaactgaatgaaagctCACAAAACTTATTACAAAACTTACGAAGTTGAATAAAAGCTCACGAGATGAGTGAAAGTGTAAAAGATGAAATCTTAGATAATCATTACCCATTTCACATCAATCATTCCCTCATTTTCCGGATATTTAAATCGATCAGGCATCACAGGATTGAGGTCTTGTTGTCAGTGATGCCAACCAACACACCTCATCCCCCaaccccaacacacacaaacaatttgaAGTTTGTATTCACTTAAGCAATTTTCGAATGGACGGGACATAaagtctattttttatttttatcccgtACATTGTCGGCCTAAAAACAAATACTATAAATAAagatacctttttagttttctgtaaaagaaaacgatggtgctggcttttgtctgtccgtccgcacttttattctgtCCACCTCAGATTCCTAAAATCAACTGatgagagggctgcaaattggcatgttgatcacctaCCTTCcgatcatcgaacataccaaattgcagccctctagcttcagtagtttttattttatttaaggttaaagttagccataatcgtgcgtctggcaacgatataggataagccatcaccgggctgtgattaaagtttcatgggcggtgggttatacagcattataccaggactaccgaaagatagatctattttcggtggtcttgattatacgttggagcggctgtacagaaaactcgaatgcgccgaagaaactttggcagcGCATTTTGCTTGTTTACTCTATGAGTTGtttcattttgctatttattACCTAACTTACTTGTGAGGGCAATTATGCAGTTTAAATTGTCTTTCTGACGTATGCACAGCGccataattaaatattcatttatttaccgaACATCGCAGAAGGTTAAAAATTTGTTACCAAATGGTCACTGTTCGTCGCTACTGTGAAATGTTAGGCTATGACAGTCAGCAACAaaactcttaatatatatatatatatatatatatatatatatatatatatatatatatatatatatatatatatataatatgttaaaacaattttcataaaaaaaaatttcaacatgtaaataaatgctatatttcagagaccacctgtctctctcttcaggcaagaaAAGAGACAGTTggtctgaaatatagcatttactttctacattttggaaagtttttatgggctcatatatatatatatatatatatatatatatatatatatatatatatatatatatatatatatatatagaaatatcaacacaatcacgtgtgtggaACAGTTAGCTTGCTCTAGGTAATTCATAGggacagttgtactcaggttccaacttcttttttatgACTTGGCCTGGTTATAAGCGCCTGGTCttacatttgaaagacctgggttcgatcctgatgtgagtcaaaatttatatatatatatatatatatatatatatatatatatatatatatatatatatatatatatatatatatatatatatatatataatatatatgtgggagtgtatatacatatatatagtgtaatatatatatatatatatatatatatatatatatatatatatatacatacatatacacacacacacacaacaaagctTTATAGCAGTACCCCATCTCCAGCGACTtccaagggaaaataaaaacgccgcaggaggaaagaaggaacggaggaagaaagagagaagagaatcagACTTCATTTAAACCCTTCGCCTTATCCGTCACAGctcatttcttaattataaatgatCTCCCCCCCTTTGAACCATTCAGAAGTAATTAAGAACGCCCTTGCTCCAGGATTAAATGTAATTATCCTAACCTGATGGAAGTCACCCGTTTTTatcccggtttttttttttttttttaggtggattagatttttggggaggggagggggaggggaggaggaagaagtaggaCTTACGTGGGTGTACAGTTACTTAATTGCTATGTCACTTTTAGCTAGAGTTGGGTGACCACTGTTGCCAGTTGGATGGGATTacacagtgttattattattactattatttattattattattattatattattattgtaagtctgatgctattattattattatttattattattatttaatcatttttgtcagtttgatggaattacacattattattattatcatactattattattataattattatttattaataataaccatTGCTGTAAActttgctattattatcattattgttcagTTAATTAATCATTGTTGTATTTTGAGGaattacacaattattattattattattattattattatttttatgatgatgatgatggtgattattattaattgttcGTTGTTGTCATTTTGatgttattacattattattattattattattattattattattattattattatcacctaaaacgtaattgagaaaaaagtgaaaacattcTTGCACAACCATGCCCTCCTGCCACTTTACCACACCCCTCCCCACGCAACCCTCACCCCCGGGCCACCTACCCCGCCACTTCATTCTTCACCGAATCCCaatccatttattcatttcagGTTTGGGACTGAGAGATTTTTAAGCAGTTCTCTGTCACCTGGTATACGCATTACTTTAGACAAACTTGAATAGCAAAAGAATTATGCAATTAGAATAGAacagagtataaaatttaggcccaagaacaaagcgctgggatctatgaggtcattcagcgctgcgaGGACATTGACGGTaagaaggtttcaaaggtgtaacaggaggaaacctcgcagttgcactgtaaacaaattgttagagagggtggaaagtcagatggaagaaagagaatatgaactggaggtacagtaaaaggaatgaaagaggttgctaATCACACAGTGATCAAACATCAAACAAAGTCTGTTTTACATTCGTATCATGATCATGGCTAATTAATTCGGTATTAATACACAGAAATGTGAATTGTAAAAAGATTTGTTGCCACTGATACAAAGTTTAACTAAACATAAACTCCCAGATTAATATTTGTTCGGCAATCGGGACGATTACgacaaataattttaacaaatataaccCCAAATTAATATTAGTTACGCAATCGAGACGATTACGACAAATAGTTGTTATAAACCAAGTAATTCTCAATGATACACATAATGAATCCAGCGTTTGAACAATTAATGAAAAGGTTAAATTGATAATACCATCTCCAGTTTTTCCAAACGACGCATTTGTGCAAATGTGGAGGAAACCGCCGGCGTTTGAAAGTTATTAAGGATATAATTACCTCGGAGTGAATGCAATCATGAAGTAAACATTCAACAAATTTTTTCacatgcaaaattatttttatgcacaTATGAGTTATTTCATGCGAATTATTTTTCACGCACatgcaaaattattttccatgCACACACGAATTATTTTCATGCACAGCCAAATTATTTTCATGCATATACAACTCATTTCATGCACATGCAAATTATTTTCCTGCACATATAAGTTAATTTCATGCACatgcaaattattttcatgcacatacaaattattttcatgcacATACGAATTATTTTTGTGcacatacaaattactttcatgcaCATAACATGCACATACAATTATTTTCATGCACAtacgaattatttttttcatgcaaattgcgcatacaaattattttcatgcacatacaaattattttcatgcacatacaaattattttcatgcCATAAGAGTTATTTTCATGCacatacaaattattttcattcacatgtaaattattttcatgcacacacaaattattttcatgcacATACGAATTCATTTTCATGTGGTAGTGCAAACGGCTACAATGCGGcataaaataatcaacataccacGCTAATAATTTCATAAACCAAAATATAATTCACACTCGGATGAGCGTAAGAATCGCAATCATTTGCAAACCTGAAGAAAGTCGACACTTCCTGACACCTTACCATGTGACAACACTTTGAAAGAGCCAGACTTAATTATTCGGTTATGTcaattgttttaaatttctcaaaataaaatgaataaataaattttaaaaaattgcaagAACATTAACGTAATTGAGCAAGGAAACCTTtcactctctccttcctttctgtttccttcgtaaATACGATTAATCTCggtcagtgaaaaaaaatggatgatgaAGGAATCAAAGTGTCGAAACTATTCGGTTTCAAGACCAGCTGAtgattcttatgatttttataatttttctatgcGAGAGAGAAGCTGATGGATGATTTTTATAAACAGATTCTTCAATTTTCTATAAAGACACACAGAAATGATAtcgtctgtacacacacacacacacagagagagagagagagagagagagagagagagatttttataaacCGATTCTTCAATTTTCTATAAAGACACGACAGAAGTCGCGAACAATGtcgtctgtacacacacacacagagagagagagagagagagagagagagagagagagagagagagagagagagagagagaatgatgattttataaatcgattctttaattttctataaagacAACCAAAAGTCGCGAACAATGtcgtctgtatacacacacacacacacacacacagagagagagagagagagagagagagactagagccTCCGCTGAAATGATTCACATTCCCCTTCGCCCCTTTTACATCTGACAAGACAAGGACACACAGGTTATCCTAAAGGAAGGAGATTCCTTCCTGCTGTCCTTTTAATTCATCAGCTAATATAGTCTGTCACTCCTTTTTATTTGACGGAATTGAACAGAGTCCTTGAtgatatgtaataataaaaaaacaggcaaagtttcttcagcgcaatcggtcttctaactgtaagaaaatctcagccacggcccgcgaAACTCCAGCCGCGGCCTGGTGGTAgcctgtgtcgttggcacctacagcggtgccagacgcaagatcatggctaactttaaccttaaataaaatgaaaactcctGGGGCTGaggggatgcaatttggtatggct
The nucleotide sequence above comes from Macrobrachium rosenbergii isolate ZJJX-2024 chromosome 1, ASM4041242v1, whole genome shotgun sequence. Encoded proteins:
- the LOC136839999 gene encoding uncharacterized protein, giving the protein MPLCPSAITPLLPSLLHQSPTTNHPPSSIHHPLQIPYPRHPAPYSPLLHTSSSLGERVPFSVTTLLAAISNNKSSSILDSPSCPNPHPHHPTPLLPSLQQQIILHPPSSIIPEQIITIPPPPPSLQQQIISSPSSIIPPLLPSQIILHSTPSCPNPPITPPPYSQSPNNKSSSILDSPTCPNPHPHHHPPLLFPPPLSLQQQIILHPRITTPSKVPIPHHPHPHPPSLPLLPSLQQQQIILHPRFTNPSKSPSPSPPLTLPSSPVSNNKSSSILDSPPRPNPCIIPPPAEKKKKKKKNREQKSAPNSNIIDIIKSGSLSPRLKRCSNKR